In a single window of the Pseudomonas entomophila genome:
- a CDS encoding TolC family outer membrane protein: protein MPGHRPRIRVAALALLALCANPGQASDLYQTYLKAVDHDMAYAAAQQRQQAAAQKAPQGLATLLPHLSLEGGAAWVDREHSGGAQRDKDNSNAYALVLVQPLLRWQNVIGHAQGKAQATAGEIDLLAARQDLMLRVADTYFELLLAEDQLHTSHQQVRNLGQQLDKAQRLRREGSGTENEVQRIQASYDLAQAEQIAAGNALRLQQQAMARLIGSDPGELARLDDQVAFSGPQPARMEAWTEQARAQNLKVQAAEVRRLIAEQEVEKQQAGHLPTLDLVAAHGRFASVGGSLYDVTVPEEKYTQTVVGVQLSVPLYAGGGTQSRTREARALHGAAEDELEDARREADFMARQAYLNLTGGLSQYQALQQALRSSQSNLQITTHAFEAGARISSDVVDAEQQVTRTTLQLARQRYAILQAQLRLMAASGSLGDDNLKRLSALLTRPAQG, encoded by the coding sequence ATGCCCGGACACCGCCCTCGAATCCGCGTAGCCGCGCTGGCGCTGCTGGCGCTCTGTGCCAACCCTGGCCAGGCCAGCGACCTGTACCAGACCTACCTCAAGGCCGTGGACCACGACATGGCCTACGCCGCCGCCCAACAACGCCAGCAGGCCGCGGCGCAGAAAGCCCCCCAGGGGCTGGCGACGCTGCTGCCGCACCTGTCGCTGGAAGGCGGCGCGGCCTGGGTCGACCGCGAGCACAGCGGCGGCGCTCAGCGCGACAAGGACAACTCCAACGCCTACGCGCTGGTGCTGGTCCAGCCGCTGCTACGTTGGCAGAACGTCATCGGCCATGCCCAGGGCAAGGCCCAGGCCACCGCCGGCGAGATCGACCTGCTGGCGGCGCGCCAGGACCTGATGCTGCGCGTGGCCGATACCTACTTCGAACTGCTGCTGGCCGAAGACCAGCTGCACACCAGCCACCAGCAGGTGCGCAACCTCGGCCAGCAGTTGGACAAGGCGCAACGCTTGCGCCGCGAAGGCTCGGGCACCGAGAACGAAGTGCAGCGCATCCAGGCCAGCTACGACCTGGCCCAGGCCGAGCAAATCGCCGCCGGCAACGCCCTGCGCCTGCAGCAACAGGCGATGGCGCGGCTGATCGGCAGCGACCCCGGCGAGCTGGCGCGGCTGGATGACCAGGTGGCCTTCAGCGGCCCGCAACCGGCGCGCATGGAGGCCTGGACCGAACAGGCCCGGGCGCAGAACCTCAAGGTGCAGGCCGCCGAAGTGCGCCGGCTGATCGCCGAGCAGGAGGTGGAGAAACAGCAGGCCGGCCACCTGCCAACCCTCGACCTGGTGGCCGCCCACGGGCGCTTCGCCTCGGTCGGCGGCAGCCTCTACGACGTCACCGTGCCCGAGGAAAAGTACACCCAGACCGTGGTCGGCGTGCAACTGAGCGTGCCGCTGTACGCCGGTGGCGGCACCCAGAGCCGCACCCGCGAGGCCCGCGCCCTGCACGGCGCCGCCGAGGATGAACTGGAAGATGCCCGCCGCGAGGCCGACTTCATGGCCCGCCAGGCCTACCTCAACCTGACCGGCGGGCTCAGCCAGTACCAGGCCCTGCAGCAGGCGCTACGCTCCAGCCAGAGCAACCTGCAGATCACCACCCACGCCTTCGAAGCCGGCGCGCGGATCAGCAGCGACGTGGTGGACGCCGAACAGCAGGTGACCCGCACCACCCTACAGTTGGCCCGCCAGCGCTATGCCATCCTGCAGGCCCAGTTGCGCCTGATGGCGGCCAGCGGCAGCCTGGGCGACGACAACCTCAAGCGCCTCAGTGCCCTGCTCACCCGCCCGGCTCAGGGGTAA
- a CDS encoding fatty acid desaturase has protein sequence MKHLPLDKPTLRPDRRLLTPSALESALVIGYALLLFGVPLALFVVAAEQAPWAWLLAWPLLLPAGYGLFVQGILGHEGLHFNLSHNRLLSCLLAVLLSSLLCGFCATGYFVDHWQHHRYNGGPKDPDWRLLRRYRLAATRLLVSRLHATARYLLQTLRLALPGAKVEGALPLPAGQIRLLARFNLACQVLWPLFWLWLVMRWPVLLPALLACLLVALLVSALNAYQEHAFDVGVEQPVARSRTDLMSTLLHLGSNFHLEHHLYPRVPCWRLPQLHRQLLASGWYEGRRALLEPRFFGALRYCQARFPYSGTWQTVAQQAPQEH, from the coding sequence ATGAAGCACCTGCCGCTGGACAAGCCCACCTTGCGCCCGGACCGCCGCCTGCTCACGCCATCGGCGCTGGAATCGGCGTTGGTGATCGGCTACGCGCTGCTGCTGTTCGGCGTGCCCCTGGCCTTGTTCGTGGTGGCCGCCGAACAGGCGCCCTGGGCGTGGCTGCTGGCCTGGCCGCTGCTGCTGCCGGCCGGCTACGGCCTGTTCGTGCAAGGCATCCTCGGGCACGAGGGGTTGCACTTCAACCTCAGCCACAACCGCCTGCTCAGTTGCCTGCTGGCGGTGCTGCTGAGCTCGCTGCTGTGCGGTTTCTGCGCCACCGGCTACTTCGTCGACCACTGGCAGCATCACCGCTACAACGGCGGCCCCAAGGACCCGGACTGGCGCTTGTTGCGGCGCTACCGGCTGGCCGCGACCCGGCTGCTGGTGTCGCGCCTGCATGCCACCGCGCGCTACCTGCTGCAGACCCTGCGCCTGGCCCTGCCCGGCGCCAAGGTCGAAGGCGCGCTGCCGCTGCCGGCCGGGCAGATCCGCCTGCTGGCCAGGTTCAACCTGGCCTGCCAGGTGCTGTGGCCGCTGTTCTGGCTGTGGCTGGTGATGCGCTGGCCGGTGCTGTTGCCGGCCCTGCTGGCCTGCCTGCTGGTCGCCTTGCTGGTGTCGGCGCTCAACGCCTACCAGGAGCATGCCTTCGACGTCGGTGTCGAGCAGCCGGTCGCCCGTTCGCGCACCGACCTGATGAGCACCCTGCTGCACCTGGGCTCGAACTTCCACCTGGAACACCACCTGTACCCACGGGTGCCGTGCTGGCGCCTGCCGCAGCTGCACCGGCAACTGCTGGCCAGCGGCTGGTACGAAGGCCGCCGGGCGCTGCTCGAGCCCCGCTTTTTCGGCGCCTTGCGCTATTGCCAGGCGCGCTTCCCCTACTCCGGCACCTGGCAGACGGTTGCGCAGCAGGCCCCACAAGAACACTGA
- a CDS encoding DUF3077 domain-containing protein: MTTDDTTAGKTKFYQGEGQTVPLFCIKPGIPCQHAREQASDLMGCVRDLTIAGIMEEKPQLLWASYYLSALAKALMDDAELGMRH, encoded by the coding sequence ATGACCACAGACGACACCACCGCAGGCAAAACCAAGTTCTACCAAGGCGAAGGCCAGACCGTCCCACTGTTCTGCATCAAACCCGGCATCCCCTGCCAGCACGCCCGCGAACAAGCCTCGGATCTGATGGGCTGCGTGCGCGACCTGACCATTGCCGGGATCATGGAAGAAAAGCCACAACTGCTCTGGGCGTCGTATTACCTGAGCGCGCTGGCCAAGGCGCTGATGGATGATGCGGAGCTGGGTATGAGGCACTGA
- a CDS encoding suppressor of fused domain protein — MTIINHVEKIFGGIERGWSFEYESHSYNIVECEGGRLEGVSTYCTLGLSRAVLQIGRGREISHEILISVEEDSVPGNVAALISQVVEQILAKHEPLKNDQVLRRSGVLFKGREFNSFWVKSPFFFGEDAEIYESDDVGGGVCIIVWLVPIFESEARYIELRGGEAFEDILTDLEVDFFSLDRRAVV, encoded by the coding sequence GTGACGATAATTAACCATGTTGAGAAGATATTTGGTGGGATTGAGCGTGGTTGGTCCTTTGAATATGAGAGCCATTCATACAATATCGTAGAATGCGAGGGAGGGCGACTGGAAGGTGTTAGTACATATTGTACCCTCGGCTTGTCGCGTGCGGTTCTGCAAATAGGGAGGGGGAGGGAGATATCTCATGAGATTCTAATATCTGTTGAGGAAGATTCTGTTCCGGGTAATGTCGCCGCATTGATAAGTCAGGTGGTGGAGCAGATTTTGGCAAAGCATGAGCCGCTAAAAAATGATCAGGTGCTCAGGCGAAGTGGAGTTCTCTTTAAGGGTAGGGAGTTCAACTCGTTTTGGGTTAAGTCTCCGTTCTTTTTTGGAGAAGATGCAGAGATCTATGAAAGTGATGATGTAGGGGGCGGGGTGTGCATTATTGTATGGCTGGTTCCGATTTTTGAATCAGAGGCCAGGTATATAGAGCTGCGTGGTGGCGAAGCCTTTGAAGATATATTGACCGATCTGGAGGTTGATTTCTTTTCCCTCGATCGACGTGCTGTGGTTTGA
- the pcaQ gene encoding pca operon transcription factor PcaQ — MNLDTRIKYRHLLCFLEIARQGSLARAADVLAISQPAISKTLKELEDLLETRLFERSRNGVALTPAGTRFMRYAGPSVQALREGVGSVRGEARAPSQVRIGVLSTVEGLLMPEVLCRLHQRHEALVISVVTGVSAQLLGQLHLGELELVVGRMTDSPQIQGLSFEHLYSESMALVVRPGHPLLASTPVERAQVGRYPLVLPPQGTTIRQHADSLFVQCGIPLPAQRLETLSLALSRRYLLGSDALWVAPRDAVLLDLRRNELAELDLGVREPGGSVGICRNAALPQSLPAQWMCEVLREVAGQYRDGDYP, encoded by the coding sequence ATGAACCTCGACACCCGCATCAAGTACCGCCACCTGCTGTGCTTCCTGGAGATTGCCCGGCAGGGCAGCCTGGCCAGGGCCGCCGACGTGCTCGCCATCAGCCAGCCGGCGATCTCCAAGACCCTCAAGGAACTGGAAGACCTGCTCGAGACGCGCCTGTTCGAGCGCTCGCGCAACGGCGTCGCGCTGACCCCGGCCGGCACCCGCTTCATGCGCTACGCCGGCCCCAGCGTGCAGGCCCTGCGCGAGGGCGTGGGCAGCGTGCGTGGCGAGGCGCGCGCGCCGTCGCAGGTGCGCATCGGCGTGCTGTCCACCGTCGAAGGGTTGCTGATGCCGGAGGTGCTCTGCCGCCTGCACCAGCGCCACGAGGCGCTGGTGATCAGCGTGGTGACCGGGGTGAGCGCGCAACTGCTCGGGCAGTTGCACCTGGGCGAACTGGAACTGGTGGTCGGGCGCATGACCGACAGCCCGCAGATCCAGGGCCTGTCGTTCGAGCACCTGTACAGTGAATCGATGGCCCTGGTGGTGCGCCCAGGCCACCCGCTGCTGGCCAGCACCCCGGTGGAGCGGGCCCAAGTGGGGCGCTACCCGTTGGTGCTGCCGCCCCAGGGCACCACCATTCGCCAGCATGCCGACAGCCTGTTCGTGCAGTGCGGCATCCCGCTGCCGGCGCAGCGCCTGGAAACCTTGTCGCTGGCCCTGAGCCGCCGCTACCTGCTGGGCAGCGACGCGCTGTGGGTGGCGCCGCGCGACGCGGTGCTGCTCGACCTGCGGCGCAACGAACTCGCCGAGCTCGACCTGGGCGTGCGCGAGCCGGGCGGCTCGGTGGGCATCTGCCGCAACGCCGCCTTGCCGCAGAGCCTGCCGGCCCAGTGGATGTGCGAGGTACTGCGCGAGGTGGCCGGGCAGTACCGGGATGGCGATTACCCCTGA
- a CDS encoding DUF3050 domain-containing protein, with product MSFEVDNLIQHERRTLLEHPLFARISTVEDVRLLMENHVFAVWDFMTLLKRIQRDLTCVDLPWLPPRHTLAARLINEIVTGEETDERPGGGFISHLELYLQAMDEIGADTGPFRHFQALLQAGTSLAHALDSADIPAPARVFVSKTLDVALNGSTVQVLAYFFFGREDIIPDMFGRLLEQWAIDESNVPMLTYYLKRHIEMDGDDHGPAAKRIIAEIVDQPEQQQELVHSARDALVARTLLWQGVLEQLDQRATHKARQASVAAAV from the coding sequence ATGTCCTTCGAAGTCGATAACCTGATCCAGCATGAACGCCGCACCCTGCTGGAACACCCCTTGTTCGCCCGCATCAGCACAGTGGAGGATGTCCGCCTGCTGATGGAGAACCACGTGTTCGCCGTCTGGGACTTCATGACCCTGCTCAAGCGCATCCAGCGCGACCTGACCTGCGTCGACCTGCCCTGGCTGCCACCGCGCCACACCCTGGCCGCGCGCCTGATCAACGAGATCGTCACCGGCGAGGAAACCGACGAGCGCCCGGGCGGCGGCTTCATCAGCCACCTGGAGCTGTACCTGCAGGCCATGGACGAGATCGGCGCCGACACCGGGCCGTTCCGCCACTTCCAGGCCCTGCTGCAGGCCGGCACTTCCCTGGCCCATGCCCTGGACAGCGCCGACATTCCAGCGCCGGCCCGGGTGTTCGTCAGCAAGACCCTGGACGTGGCCCTGAATGGCTCGACCGTGCAGGTGCTGGCGTACTTCTTCTTCGGCCGCGAAGACATCATCCCCGACATGTTTGGCCGCCTGCTCGAGCAATGGGCGATCGACGAGTCGAACGTGCCGATGCTGACCTACTACCTCAAGCGCCACATCGAGATGGATGGCGACGACCACGGCCCGGCGGCCAAGCGGATCATCGCCGAGATCGTCGACCAGCCAGAGCAGCAGCAAGAACTGGTGCACAGCGCGCGCGACGCCCTGGTCGCCCGCACGCTGCTGTGGCAGGGCGTACTCGAACAGCTCGACCAGCGCGCGACGCACAAGGCCCGCCAGGCGAGCGTCGCCGCCGCCGTGTGA
- a CDS encoding HlyD family secretion protein, with the protein MLKGKHAKLAVCSAVLAGLALLGWQRWQYARQYVSTDNAEVEGIIIPIRAKLSGVVVQVPVRENTRVGKGDLLFQVREDEYHQRVERAEANYLGALVATGQGGMPGLMDSQVRGAVARSQAAKAMIGQLVANVEQADSDYRRTQRLAQQGVVSTQDLEAARARYSALSHQLQGARDNSNAAREGTLANQAALKVEEYRIKAAESELALARINLQDTRQTSPRAGFIVHKDVQPGQFVVAGQKLLSLVSTDHVWVVANFKETQIGRVRVGQPARISVDAFPGQTFEGVVHSLVPATGARFSLLPQENATGNFTKVVQRVQTRIEFKELPAGLKDAISQGMSVFVEVDTRDDKGQTL; encoded by the coding sequence ATGTTGAAAGGCAAGCATGCCAAGTTGGCGGTCTGCTCGGCGGTGCTCGCGGGCCTGGCGCTGCTGGGCTGGCAGCGCTGGCAGTATGCGCGGCAGTACGTCAGCACCGACAACGCCGAAGTGGAAGGGATCATCATCCCGATCCGCGCCAAGCTGAGCGGCGTGGTGGTCCAGGTACCCGTGCGCGAAAACACTCGGGTAGGCAAAGGCGACCTGCTGTTCCAGGTGCGCGAGGATGAATACCACCAGCGTGTGGAGCGGGCCGAGGCCAACTACCTCGGCGCCTTGGTAGCCACTGGCCAGGGCGGCATGCCCGGGCTGATGGACAGCCAGGTGCGCGGCGCCGTCGCCCGCAGCCAGGCCGCCAAGGCCATGATCGGGCAGCTGGTGGCAAACGTCGAACAGGCCGACAGCGACTACCGGCGCACCCAGCGCCTGGCCCAACAGGGTGTGGTCAGCACCCAGGACCTGGAAGCCGCGCGCGCCCGCTACAGCGCCCTGAGCCACCAATTGCAGGGCGCGCGCGACAACTCCAACGCCGCCCGTGAGGGCACCCTGGCCAACCAGGCGGCACTCAAGGTGGAGGAATACCGCATCAAGGCCGCCGAGTCCGAGCTGGCCCTGGCGCGCATCAACCTGCAAGACACCCGACAGACCTCGCCACGGGCCGGCTTCATCGTGCACAAGGATGTGCAGCCCGGGCAGTTCGTGGTGGCCGGGCAGAAACTGCTGAGCCTGGTGAGCACCGATCACGTCTGGGTGGTGGCCAACTTCAAGGAGACCCAGATCGGCCGCGTGCGGGTCGGCCAACCGGCGCGGATCAGCGTCGACGCCTTCCCCGGCCAGACCTTCGAAGGCGTGGTGCACAGCCTGGTGCCGGCCACGGGCGCGCGCTTCTCGTTGCTGCCCCAGGAGAACGCCACAGGCAACTTCACCAAGGTGGTGCAGCGGGTACAGACGCGCATCGAGTTCAAGGAATTGCCCGCCGGGCTGAAGGACGCCATCAGCCAGGGCATGAGCGTGTTCGTCGAGGTCGACACCCGTGACGACAAGGGCCAGACCCTATGA
- a CDS encoding DHA2 family efflux MFS transporter permease subunit, translated as MKSPWLVALTVTLISMMELLDVTIVNVAIPSLMGSYGASVDEISWVSTGYIVANVVILPASGWLSAWFGRRAYYLVSSAVFVVASLGCALSVELWQMVLCRVVQGLAGGGLLGISQAIIYDVFPKEKVSAGMAVYGVGVMMGPTLGPSVGGYLIDAFSWHWIFLINLPIGALALLLAWLCVDDSRHERRPQSIDYLGFILLALGVGSLQILLERGEHWDWLESDLTVLCLLLSGFGLAGFCYWERRVANPIVNLSLFAHREFLLGSVCAFCVGFGLYSTLFMVPLLLQTLLEQSAYQSGLVIFPGALASAVSTLVIGKLSQENRIDERVFICLGILIYGYAMYLHTQFTLQSNPDTLFWPLVIRGFGLGMIFVPLTNLAMRQLPQGLISVGSGVLNLMRQLGGSVGIAIAATLLTRFSWSRYRQLSEHVDETRLLAGGWEVANLDPRRLSTDLLDPGQANTLLAFLEARDQAQMLGFSMLFGLLGAVMLVGVPMVLMMRNPRTPKPQPAKESATCPDTALESA; from the coding sequence ATGAAATCACCCTGGTTGGTGGCCTTGACGGTCACGCTGATCTCGATGATGGAGCTGCTCGACGTGACCATCGTCAACGTCGCGATCCCCAGCCTGATGGGCAGCTACGGAGCGTCGGTGGACGAGATCTCCTGGGTGTCGACCGGCTACATCGTCGCCAACGTGGTGATCCTGCCGGCCAGCGGCTGGCTGTCGGCCTGGTTCGGCCGGCGCGCCTACTACCTGGTGTCGTCCGCCGTGTTCGTGGTCGCCTCGCTGGGCTGCGCGCTGTCGGTGGAGCTGTGGCAGATGGTGCTGTGCCGGGTGGTCCAGGGCCTGGCCGGCGGCGGCCTGCTGGGGATCTCCCAGGCGATCATCTACGACGTGTTCCCCAAGGAGAAGGTCAGCGCCGGCATGGCGGTGTACGGTGTCGGGGTGATGATGGGGCCGACGTTGGGCCCATCGGTGGGCGGCTACCTGATCGATGCGTTTTCCTGGCACTGGATCTTCCTGATCAACCTGCCGATCGGCGCGCTGGCCCTGCTGCTGGCCTGGCTGTGCGTGGACGATTCACGCCACGAGCGGCGCCCGCAGAGCATCGACTATCTCGGGTTCATCCTGCTCGCCCTTGGGGTGGGCAGCCTGCAGATTCTACTGGAGCGCGGCGAGCACTGGGACTGGCTGGAGTCGGACCTCACCGTGCTGTGCCTGCTGTTGTCGGGGTTCGGCCTGGCGGGGTTCTGCTACTGGGAGCGGCGAGTCGCCAACCCGATCGTCAACCTGTCGCTGTTCGCCCACCGCGAGTTCCTGCTGGGGTCGGTCTGCGCGTTCTGCGTGGGTTTCGGCCTGTACAGCACCCTGTTCATGGTGCCGCTGCTGTTGCAGACCCTGCTCGAGCAGAGCGCCTACCAAAGCGGTCTGGTGATCTTCCCCGGCGCGCTGGCCAGCGCCGTCAGCACCCTGGTGATCGGCAAGCTGTCCCAGGAGAACCGTATCGACGAGCGGGTGTTCATCTGCCTGGGCATCCTGATCTACGGCTACGCCATGTACCTGCACACCCAGTTCACCCTGCAAAGCAACCCGGACACGCTGTTCTGGCCACTGGTCATCCGTGGCTTCGGCCTGGGCATGATCTTCGTGCCGCTGACCAACCTGGCCATGCGCCAATTGCCGCAAGGGCTGATCTCGGTCGGCTCCGGCGTGCTCAACCTGATGCGCCAGCTCGGCGGCAGCGTCGGCATCGCCATCGCCGCCACCCTGCTCACGCGCTTTTCCTGGTCGCGCTACCGGCAGTTGTCCGAGCACGTCGACGAAACCCGTCTGCTCGCCGGCGGCTGGGAGGTCGCCAACCTCGACCCCAGGCGCCTGTCCACCGACCTGCTCGACCCCGGCCAGGCCAACACCCTGCTGGCCTTCCTCGAAGCCCGCGACCAGGCACAGATGCTCGGCTTCAGCATGCTCTTCGGCCTGCTCGGCGCGGTCATGCTGGTCGGCGTGCCCATGGTGCTGATGATGCGCAACCCCAGGACCCCCAAGCCTCAACCCGCAAAGGAATCTGCGACATGCCCGGACACCGCCCTCGAATCCGCGTAG
- a CDS encoding acyl-CoA dehydrogenase family protein, with translation MPLSLLQRSRQTLEHFAPGFARLLAELPFDQREAHGSPVVDWFKRTGPVGLLVPKAAGGLGATALEAVRVQVAIGALSPSLAIASTMHQFSVASLVAVAAKGAGAEGLLLSAIAQQRLLVASGFAEGVPGGGILDAGMDAVRLADGVRLNGSKQPCSLASSMDLLTASFSRDTDQGEELMIALIPASAPGLSRHPFWANSALAGAQSLELRLEDVYVSDKMIFSAGLKAQLGEVQTIGFVWFELLICATYLGACLGMAETVVGERRWNDQQRVELASQLQLCLSAVEGLAHEVEQLDDGADDLLARLLLTRYGIEQQLARASDLAQQMLGGLAFIRSNDTSNWLNSTRGLQFHPPGRFSMSANLDHYLHTATFSIAKGANP, from the coding sequence ATGCCCTTGTCATTGCTACAGCGATCCAGGCAGACCCTGGAACACTTCGCCCCCGGCTTCGCCCGCTTGCTGGCGGAGCTGCCCTTCGACCAGCGCGAAGCCCACGGCAGCCCGGTCGTGGATTGGTTCAAGCGCACCGGCCCGGTGGGCCTGCTGGTGCCCAAGGCGGCTGGCGGCCTGGGTGCCACGGCGCTCGAGGCGGTACGGGTGCAGGTGGCCATCGGCGCCCTGTCGCCCTCGCTGGCGATCGCCAGCACCATGCACCAGTTCTCCGTCGCCAGCCTGGTCGCCGTGGCGGCCAAGGGCGCGGGCGCCGAAGGCTTGCTGTTGTCGGCCATTGCCCAGCAACGCCTGCTGGTGGCCTCGGGCTTCGCCGAGGGCGTGCCGGGTGGCGGCATTCTCGATGCCGGCATGGATGCGGTGCGCCTGGCCGACGGTGTGCGCCTCAACGGCAGCAAGCAACCCTGCAGCCTGGCCAGTTCCATGGACTTGCTGACCGCCAGCTTCAGCCGCGACACCGACCAGGGTGAAGAGCTGATGATCGCCTTGATTCCGGCTTCCGCGCCGGGCCTGAGCCGCCACCCGTTCTGGGCCAACAGCGCGCTGGCCGGGGCGCAGAGCCTGGAGTTGCGCCTGGAGGACGTCTACGTCAGCGACAAGATGATCTTCTCGGCCGGGCTCAAGGCGCAGCTGGGCGAAGTGCAGACCATCGGCTTCGTCTGGTTCGAGCTGCTGATCTGCGCCACCTACCTGGGCGCCTGCTTAGGGATGGCCGAGACCGTGGTCGGCGAGCGGCGCTGGAACGACCAGCAACGTGTCGAGCTGGCTAGCCAGCTGCAACTGTGCCTGAGCGCCGTCGAAGGCCTGGCCCATGAAGTCGAGCAGTTGGACGACGGCGCGGACGACCTGCTGGCGCGCCTGCTGCTGACCCGCTACGGCATCGAGCAACAGCTGGCCCGGGCCTCGGACCTGGCCCAGCAGATGCTGGGCGGCCTGGCGTTCATCCGCTCCAACGACACCAGCAACTGGCTGAACAGCACCCGCGGCCTGCAATTCCACCCGCCGGGGCGCTTCAGCATGTCGGCCAACCTCGACCACTACCTGCACACCGCCACCTTCAGCATCGCCAAGGGAGCCAACCCGTGA
- a CDS encoding SDR family NAD(P)-dependent oxidoreductase codes for MKLHNKIVVMTGAARGLGLQTARKLKRQGATVIGIDRLEPQAAVDFDAYFQLDLCDQARVNETVDAIQQRFGDIDILVNNAGVLTLERGETGVNDEVRRALEVNLLAPWQLTARFLPALLRTHGKVVNVSSLFALVNAPYVAAYATSKRAMSAYSDVLRMQYPGQLDVVTVFPGFIDTAIHDPAERVGLSVKRLVSFKRGDRVLLSLEENLDDASNGLLRACLKHGLRNRGLTFLGSVAMYTARWLPSLVDAFIGLRLRSLSKAGQLALKPELID; via the coding sequence GTGAAACTGCACAACAAGATCGTCGTCATGACCGGCGCGGCGCGCGGCCTCGGCCTGCAAACGGCGCGCAAACTCAAGCGCCAGGGCGCGACGGTGATCGGCATCGATCGCCTCGAACCGCAGGCCGCCGTGGACTTCGACGCCTACTTCCAGCTCGACCTGTGCGACCAGGCCCGAGTGAACGAGACCGTCGATGCAATCCAGCAGCGCTTCGGCGACATCGACATCCTGGTGAACAACGCCGGCGTGCTCACCCTCGAGCGTGGCGAAACCGGGGTCAACGATGAAGTGCGCCGCGCGCTTGAAGTCAACCTGCTGGCGCCCTGGCAGTTGACCGCGCGGTTCCTGCCGGCGCTGCTGCGCACCCACGGCAAGGTGGTCAACGTGTCCTCGCTGTTCGCCCTGGTCAACGCGCCCTATGTCGCCGCCTATGCCACCAGCAAACGCGCCATGAGCGCTTACTCCGACGTGCTGCGCATGCAGTACCCGGGGCAACTGGACGTGGTCACGGTGTTCCCCGGTTTCATCGACACCGCCATCCACGACCCGGCCGAGCGGGTGGGGCTGTCGGTCAAGCGCCTGGTCAGCTTCAAGCGGGGTGACCGCGTGCTGCTGTCGCTGGAGGAGAATCTCGACGACGCCAGCAACGGGCTGCTGCGGGCCTGCCTCAAGCACGGCCTGCGCAACCGTGGCCTGACCTTCCTCGGTAGCGTGGCGATGTACACCGCGCGCTGGCTGCCGAGCCTGGTCGACGCCTTCATCGGCCTGCGCCTGCGCAGCTTGAGCAAGGCCGGGCAACTGGCGCTCAAGCCCGAACTGATCGACTGA
- a CDS encoding type II toxin-antitoxin system RatA family toxin — MKEVSLNAYVPSQSAEQVYAAISNFSLYPQLCESVRNIEIESIDDNQVLSNWEVNFHSGILKWQERDVFDPANLHIHFRQTAGDIDHFSGYWQVSEAPEGASIAFHSCFDLGMPMLADMLDPVARQAIRDNISAIINGLFPNSHIKD; from the coding sequence ATGAAAGAAGTCAGCCTCAACGCCTACGTTCCCAGCCAGAGCGCCGAGCAGGTGTATGCCGCCATCAGCAACTTCAGCCTGTACCCACAACTGTGCGAGTCGGTGCGCAACATCGAGATCGAATCGATCGACGACAACCAGGTGCTCAGCAACTGGGAGGTGAACTTCCACAGCGGCATTCTCAAGTGGCAGGAGCGCGATGTCTTCGACCCCGCCAACCTGCACATCCACTTCCGCCAGACCGCCGGCGACATCGACCACTTCTCGGGGTACTGGCAGGTCAGCGAAGCGCCCGAGGGCGCCAGCATCGCCTTCCACTCCTGCTTCGACCTGGGCATGCCGATGCTCGCCGACATGCTCGACCCCGTGGCCCGCCAGGCGATCCGCGACAACATCAGCGCCATCATCAATGGCCTGTTCCCGAACAGTCATATCAAGGATTGA